DNA from Quercus lobata isolate SW786 chromosome 1, ValleyOak3.0 Primary Assembly, whole genome shotgun sequence:
GTATTATTAGTAAAACTGCTTAGGAATTTTGACCAAACGAAGAATAttgcaaagaagaaaaagatatctTCTAATCAATTTCTTAGTTAAGGATTTTATAAAGGGAACaccaaaataagaagaagatgggaaaattattatttttccatgaTGCAATATTTTGCTTTCAGTTATATGTAGTTATTATTGTTGtgacaaaattaaagaagaattgCACAGCTCTTACAGACTTTTATTGACAGATTTGATGTTTCTGGTCAGGAAACTTTTGGCAAAAGGTGCCGAATGGAAATGCAAGTTCTCTCTAGGTCATTGCCCCTATTATGCAAGCATCTATGACACAATAACCATAAATGTTTCGAGAAACCAGAAGATCCCAATTTTTGTTTGGGAGAGAGAACCAATCTCCCCCAAACCCTCTATTTTTCTCCTGGTCAAAGATATCGAAGgcaccaaataaaaataataataataaataaaagtattaaaaaaagagaattaattaatttaaaaaaaaaaataaaaaaaaaaaaaaactgttgcCATGCAAAACGAACTCCAAATGCAAAAAGGGGTTGCGAACTTTCAGTTCATATCTAACTTCTTGTCCCACCAGGTCTAGTTCCTCCTTTTTCATCACAGTTGGCTTGTACAAACCAATACAAAACCCCCCTTCAATCCCCATACAGCTCCAAGCCAAAGTAGCTGAGCATATACATGAGCTCAAAAGCTGTCTCAATCCctgtagaaaatccaaaaatctcTCTCCCTTCATGACCCCATCTGTCAGCTTGTtaagtctctctctttctccctgtctctctctctctctctctctcttctttcttctttctttctctatgtGTTTGTCTTTGTGGTGGGTGGCGTGTCAATGTAGATTAATAGTTCTTCAAACTATCGCTCTAAAAATCTCTCTCTAGAACCCATCTTGAAACCGATTGATCGATGATGGAGGATCCAAACGTTGCTGTGTCCCTGCATAGCCTCGTCCCCAATTCAATCCCTCCTCTTGATTGTGCAGTGACCCATCTctaccactaccaccaccaccacttccTCCAACCAATTCTGAGCTCCTGCTGCTACCTCCTGGTGCAAAACCTTGTCCAACTGGTGCACCAATGCAAGTGTAACTACTAGAGTCTGGTACATAGTTTAGGTTTGGGTGACTGTACTGTTGGTTACTGCTAAGAACATGACCAACATAGTAATCACTCATTGGATGTTGAGGATAAGGCGCAGGAAAAGACATGGGGCGTGAGGGAGAGCTGTATAAATATGGTTGAGGTGGTTGTGGTGCTTGTGGAGGTGGTGGTGCTGGTAAGTGACTCGATGGAGAACCAGAGAAGAATCTTGGGTATCTGAGAGGGATTGTTGGGTCTCCAATGTTGCCTGCAGCTTGATGATACCCTCCTGGTGTGATTGGTTGGCAGCAGCTATATAACAATGAGAATATCAAATGGGAATTCTTAATTAGTTTACTTGAACAACAAAAAGTAACAACAGTATTACTAGAGTGATGGATTGCTGTTAATATGGATGAAATAAAGTATGGTATGGCACTTTTATTGctgaatatataaataaaattaaaatgggtTTTTCATCTTGTAGtctaaaacatgaaaaataacataaagCTTTCTAATTGTTTGATCAAATTAATCAAGTGGGTAACTTTTTTTGTAGTTCAAGATAGCAATAGCATATGAGATTATGAGTGATTGATTTGTCTATAGTTTCTACCGAAAGTTAAAAGTTgtcataaaagaagaaaagaggaggaggaagaggttATGAAGGTGAAAGATGGAGAGGAAAGAGAGCAATGGTGCATTATAATATACTGAAAAAACGTACCCTAGGTGAGAGGCGCCTTGGCCGACTAGGTTATCGGTACTGAAGACCAGCTGACGAGCCCGATTCAGTGTCTCTGTCTCCCTCTCTGATCATCCAAAACacacaaatcaaatcaaatccaacATCCCTCATACCAAGAATTTCAGCGAAAAACAAAAGCACTACCCAACTTTGTTTTCCCTACAGATTGACATGACCACGCTTCATGACCAAATCATTAACAAGCAGTGACCCATTtgctaaaatataataataatgataataataataataataatacttgtTTACTAGGTCTAGGAGCTAGCTGTTAACTTTGCTGAATGAAAAGGAAAGTAGACTCAATAGAAAAGACTTTGCCTTGGCGGTGGCGGTTCATGTGTCCCCCAAGGGCCTGAGATTTGCAGAACTTGAGGGAACAAAACCTACATTCATAGACCTTCCCACACTCGTCTTTTCCATCCTTTCCGCcgcttttctttttcctatagCCTGCA
Protein-coding regions in this window:
- the LOC115956159 gene encoding zinc finger protein JAGGED; translation: MRPEGNPLDLNNLPDDSRDHGKQVFDDSSSSGYRKKKSGGKDGKDECGKVYECRFCSLKFCKSQALGGHMNRHRQERETETLNRARQLVFSTDNLVGQGASHLGCCQPITPGGYHQAAGNIGDPTIPLRYPRFFSGSPSSHLPAPPPPQAPQPPQPYLYSSPSRPMSFPAPYPQHPMSDYYVGHVLSSNQQYSHPNLNYVPDSSSYTCIGAPVGQGFAPGGSSRSSELVGGSGGGGSGRDGSLHNQEEGLNWGRGYAGTQQRLDPPSSINRFQDGF